DNA from Gemmatimonadota bacterium:
CGGTGCAGGCGGTGGCCGTGTCGGAGAGCGGTCGGGTAGTCATCGCCGATCGGATCGCCCATCCCCGTCTGGGCGGTCAACGCGGAGGGTCGGGTCGCCTTCGCCTACTCGACCGACGACCGTGTCCAAGTCACGGATCCCGACGGAGTTGTTGCCGCGAGCGTCCCGACGGGCATTCCGGTGACCGAGCCGACGTCGGAAGACGTCGTCGCCCTCCACGATCTCCTCGACCAGCGTGCGGAGCTCGGCCGGATCCCTCGGAGCTTCCTGCCTCTCCTGGAGATCGCCATTCCGGAGCGGCTTCCGGCCTTCTTGGGTATGGCCTGGGGCCCCGGCGAAACACTCTGGCTCCAGGCGGCGCGTTCCCCCTCCGAGCTGGACCCGGCTCTCGATAGCTTCGAGGCGTTCGGCGGTCAGGGCGGAGCCGAGTGGGTGGTCATCGACCTCGCGACCGGAGCGACCTCACGGGTCGATCTGGGCGTACCACTGTGGCCTGCTTCGCTTCGAGGCCCCTATCTGGTGGGCGTCGCGCGCGATGGGCTAGGCGTCGAGCGGATCGTGCGGTTCACCCTCTCCCGTCCCTGATCGCCGGCAGCGCACGAAGAACGCCTCAGGCCGGTCGTCCGCAGGCGCACCCCGCTCCGCACCCGGTCGACGGCACGGCGGCGCCGGGCGTCATCGGCATCGAGGGGCTGAGCAGCTTCTCCACGGGGGCGTCGGCGGGCGTGTCGCCCAGCGGCGTGCCGGAGCGGGAGGCGAGCTCCCCCCACGTGGTCAGCACCTCGGACATCCCGTGGCGGACCTCCAGGGTCTGCGCGTTGGCGTCACAACGGTATTCGTAGTACGGCATCGGAACCTCTCCTGCGGGGTGACTCCCGGGTCTACCCGGCCTCTGCACGGATCGATCCGGGGCGGGGGGGGGCTCCTCGCGATCCGCCGACTGCGCCCCGAGCCGCGCTACGGCAGCTCCGGCGGCGGCACCCGCCGCCGCGTGGCCTGCTCGAACGCGTAGGCCAGCTCGATCAGCCGGGGCTCGCTGCAGGAGGCACCGTTGAAGCCCACGCCGAACGGGGCGGGCCGCGGCTCGAAGCCCGCGGGGAACGGCGGCCCGCCGTCGTTGGGCACGAATCCGAACGGGACCACCACGATGGGCGTGCCCGAGCGCGCGGCCAGACCGGCGCCCCGGCTGCCGGGCGTGAGGATCGCGTCCAGGTCGTGGGTGGCCAGCACGGCGTCGATCCCGCGTTCGCGGCTCAACAGCGCGTCCTTGGCCATGTCGGCGTCGTTGCGGGCGCGATCGGCGTCCAGGTCCATCTCGTCGGAGATGTCGAAGCGGGACTGCTCGTACTTCATGGCGCCGGCCGCGCGGTGGGCCAGGTTCCATTCGCGCAGCTCCGTGAGCGTGTGCACGGGTGCGGACGGGCCCAGGCTGGCCAGCCAGGCGTTGAAGTCGCGCTTCATGCCGTACTTGAAGTTGACGGAGCAGTCCTCATCCGCGCCCCGGTGCTGCTCGCCGCCCACGCAGAGATCCCACGCCGCGAAGTTGGCGTCGGGATCCGGATCCACCAGGCTGGGCAGATCCGCGGGATCGACGATCGTGGCGCCCGCCGCGCGCAGCGCCTCGATCGCCTCCGCCATCAGCGCCGCCTCCTCCGCGCTCAAGCCCCCGCGCGAGGCGCGCTCCCCGTCCAGCGTGATCGCGTCGTAGTAGAACGCGCGCGGGATGCCGATGCGCGCGCCCTGAGGCCGTCTGCGTTCAGGAACGGGCGGTAATCCCGGTCGGGCGGAGGTGCGCACACCCCGGTGGCCGCGTCGTTCGGGTCCGGTGCGGCGCTCTCCAGCCCGCCCAGCAGGAGGGCGGCGTCGGCGACCGTGCGCGCCATCGGGCCCGCCATGTCGTGATCCAGCGTGACCGGCGCGACGCCGTGGCGGCTGATGCGACCGAGCGTGGGGCGGATGCCCACCAGCATGTTCGCGTTCGACGGGCTGATGATGGAGCCGCCGGTGTCCGTGCCCACGTTGCCCAGCCAGAAGCTGGCGGCCGTGCCGATGCCCGAGCTGGAGCCGCCGGTGG
Protein-coding regions in this window:
- a CDS encoding zinc ribbon domain-containing protein, which produces MPYYEYRCDANAQTLEVRHGMSEVLTTWGELASRSGTPLGDTPADAPVEKLLSPSMPMTPGAAVPSTGCGAGCACGRPA